Proteins co-encoded in one Parafrankia discariae genomic window:
- a CDS encoding aminotransferase class I/II-fold pyridoxal phosphate-dependent enzyme gives MTTTAPSGTTDAALSRWGFSEWITRTRQTGEFIDTPELEGVNDAVISVDGRPMVNFAGIGILGWQHDPEVRRVFATAAAEYGLVVGGSRLVQGLSQPHLELEKLVAEITGQDKALTFATGLLANLGFVHAMKARFSFADEPGVNNADMVLVLDWDSHWSMWKAADGFKYGRNLFAFEHNDVAALRTLLAELGDRRVVVGFETVYSSDGSIAPVGAILDACEEFGAISFVDDANGFMAYGNGGHRFAEEYEALRRATFRMVSFGKAVGLSGGAIAGPADAIDAFRFLSGTSIFTTNIQPPTAQAVTHVLERMRRDPSVMERYLDRIDRLRGRLAAIGCSINPTPTFVTSIAVGSNETAVRVRRDFLERGYLVPMFVYPAVRKNEAVIRLLVNDRLSDEQLDGFVDTLAELRTIHGF, from the coding sequence ATGACCACGACGGCGCCCTCCGGGACGACGGACGCGGCCCTGTCCCGCTGGGGCTTCTCCGAATGGATCACGCGAACCCGACAGACCGGCGAGTTCATCGACACCCCTGAGCTGGAAGGGGTCAACGACGCGGTCATCAGCGTCGACGGCCGCCCTATGGTCAACTTCGCCGGCATCGGCATCCTGGGCTGGCAGCACGACCCGGAGGTCCGCCGGGTCTTCGCCACCGCGGCGGCCGAGTACGGCCTGGTCGTCGGCGGTTCGCGGCTGGTCCAGGGCCTCTCCCAGCCGCACCTGGAGCTCGAGAAGCTCGTGGCCGAGATCACCGGCCAGGACAAGGCGCTCACCTTCGCCACCGGCCTGTTGGCCAACCTCGGTTTCGTCCACGCGATGAAGGCCCGGTTCTCGTTCGCCGACGAACCCGGGGTGAACAACGCCGACATGGTCCTGGTGCTCGACTGGGACAGCCACTGGAGCATGTGGAAGGCCGCCGACGGGTTCAAGTACGGACGCAACCTGTTCGCCTTCGAGCACAACGACGTCGCGGCGCTGCGAACGCTGCTGGCCGAGCTTGGCGACCGGCGGGTCGTGGTCGGTTTCGAGACGGTCTACTCGTCCGACGGCTCGATCGCCCCGGTGGGTGCGATCCTGGACGCCTGCGAAGAGTTCGGGGCGATCAGTTTCGTCGACGACGCCAACGGATTCATGGCCTACGGAAACGGAGGCCACCGGTTCGCGGAAGAATACGAGGCGCTGCGCCGCGCCACCTTCCGGATGGTGTCGTTCGGAAAGGCCGTCGGTCTTTCCGGCGGCGCCATCGCCGGGCCGGCGGACGCCATTGACGCCTTCCGTTTCCTGTCAGGCACGTCGATTTTCACGACGAACATCCAGCCGCCGACCGCCCAGGCCGTCACGCACGTGCTCGAGCGGATGCGACGCGACCCGTCGGTGATGGAGCGCTATCTCGACCGGATCGACCGGCTGCGCGGACGTCTGGCCGCGATCGGGTGCTCCATCAATCCCACGCCGACCTTCGTCACCTCCATCGCCGTCGGTTCCAACGAGACGGCTGTACGGGTGCGTCGGGACTTTCTCGAGCGCGGCTACCTGGTGCCGATGTTCGTCTATCCGGCGGTCCGGAAGAACGAGGCGGTGATCCGCCTGCTCGTGAACGATCGGCTGTCCGACGAGCAGCTCGACGGTTTCGTTGACACGCTGGCCGAACTCCGGACGATCCACGGCTTCTGA
- a CDS encoding sulfotransferase family protein produces MDTIGTVEDIHAAATALTGLTDFGPPDYHEGLDVVLAAYQDEADLTPLGIAMARDELRDILVARLFSEAGWRRYPEYAEVPIERPVFIVGMPRTGTTTLHRLLTADPAHQGLELWLGAAPQPRPPRPNWANDPIFQLVQGAIHGFLERNPGYLGIHNRDAAKVEECWLLTRQSMLSAFFEFTGHVPTYSNWLAGQDWTAAYERHRRNLQLIGLPTPGRTWVLKYSGHMLCLEALLATYPDALIVHTHRRPASTVLGSACSMVSKLAAGKSTSFHGDAIGPALLELAERALTRFAADRSRHDQAHFHDVEFDEFIADPHGVVAGIYARLGRPVPEPARAAMAEVLAEDDRLRSHRYDLAAFGVTAEQADARLATLV; encoded by the coding sequence GTGGACACGATCGGAACAGTCGAGGACATTCACGCCGCCGCCACGGCCCTGACCGGGCTCACCGATTTCGGCCCACCCGACTATCACGAGGGGCTTGACGTCGTCCTGGCCGCCTACCAAGACGAGGCCGACCTCACTCCGCTCGGCATCGCGATGGCCCGCGACGAGTTACGCGACATTCTGGTGGCCCGGCTGTTTAGCGAGGCTGGCTGGCGGCGCTATCCCGAGTACGCCGAGGTTCCGATCGAGCGGCCGGTATTCATCGTCGGCATGCCCCGCACCGGCACGACCACGCTGCACCGGCTGCTGACCGCCGATCCGGCCCACCAGGGCCTGGAACTGTGGCTGGGCGCGGCCCCGCAGCCACGCCCGCCACGCCCGAACTGGGCGAACGACCCGATCTTCCAGCTCGTCCAGGGAGCGATCCACGGATTCCTGGAGCGGAACCCGGGCTATCTCGGTATCCACAACCGGGACGCGGCGAAGGTCGAGGAATGCTGGCTGCTGACCCGCCAGTCGATGCTGTCGGCCTTCTTCGAGTTCACCGGGCACGTGCCGACTTACTCGAACTGGCTGGCCGGGCAGGACTGGACCGCCGCCTACGAGCGCCACCGGCGCAACCTGCAGCTGATCGGGCTGCCCACGCCCGGTCGGACCTGGGTGCTCAAGTACTCCGGCCACATGCTGTGCCTCGAAGCCCTGCTGGCCACCTATCCGGACGCGCTGATCGTGCACACCCACCGCCGCCCGGCCAGCACCGTACTCGGCTCGGCCTGCAGCATGGTGAGCAAGCTCGCGGCGGGCAAGTCCACCAGTTTCCACGGCGATGCGATCGGCCCGGCCCTGCTGGAGCTGGCCGAGCGCGCCCTGACCCGCTTCGCGGCGGACCGGTCCCGCCACGACCAGGCCCACTTCCACGACGTGGAGTTCGACGAGTTCATCGCCGATCCCCACGGTGTCGTCGCCGGGATCTACGCCCGGCTCGGCCGCCCGGTGCCCGAGCCCGCCCGCGCCGCCATGGCCGAGGTGCTCGCCGAGGACGACCGGCTGCGGTCCCACCGTTACGACCTGGCCGCGTTCGGCGTCACCGCCGAACAGGCCGACGCCCGCCTCGCGACTCTGGTCTGA
- a CDS encoding recombinase family protein, which translates to MNGTSKIMFSHRDRLAVVYVRQSSLRQVVGNTESTARQYALADAARQLGWPADRIVVIDADLGISGRATAHRAGFREVSARVCLGEVGAVFALEVSRLSRSSADFQRLLELARLTGTLLVDADGVYDLADFNDRLVLGLKATMSEAELHLLAGRLQAAKTAAAARGELRLPLPIGYVYDADGATVIDPDAEVQAAVADVFAVFDQVGSAFRVVAAFTGRRFPQRVHGGARVGELVWGALTNARVLGVLTNPAYAGAYVYGRHVGRSQVRPDGTVRTTTERLGRERWPVLILDHHPGYVTWEDYLRIETRLRANRTRRGARPPREGTALCQGIINCGSCGATIGVRYLRRGDARYLCNAIDEIHRHPTPTCRHAIPAGVVDQAVADLLLSALTPAEVALTLAAADEVADRHRRTLRAAQLTVQRAAYDAARAERAFHACEPDNRLVARSLETRWEARLRALSEAEAHLDHVTGQLPALPGRAELDNLVADVHALWDAPTTSPRDRKRLLRTLICDVTVLPEPDPDVVRLGVRWHTGATDTLTCAIPPRQPAPLSTTARIIQGLTPTMPIGDIAAALNTAGHTTPHGLPFTDRAVAWTRVNHRFPPAGTPDPGEVTVAQAAARLGVQDQVVYRWIDKGRLDVRRAPNRRILIPWNQDTEATCQEIISHSPRLTHTDKATSGAAV; encoded by the coding sequence ATGAACGGCACATCGAAGATCATGTTCTCGCATCGGGACCGGTTGGCGGTGGTGTACGTCCGCCAGTCCTCGCTGCGGCAGGTGGTCGGAAACACCGAGTCCACGGCGCGGCAGTACGCGTTGGCGGACGCCGCGCGACAGCTGGGCTGGCCGGCGGACCGGATCGTCGTGATCGACGCCGACCTGGGGATCTCCGGGCGGGCCACGGCGCACCGGGCGGGGTTCCGGGAGGTGAGCGCCCGGGTATGCCTCGGCGAGGTCGGCGCGGTCTTCGCCTTGGAGGTCTCGCGGTTGTCCCGGTCGTCGGCGGATTTTCAGCGGCTGTTGGAGCTGGCCCGGCTGACCGGGACGCTGCTGGTCGACGCGGACGGTGTCTACGACCTGGCCGACTTCAACGACCGCCTTGTGTTGGGGTTGAAGGCAACGATGAGCGAGGCCGAGCTGCACCTGCTGGCCGGGCGGCTGCAGGCAGCCAAGACCGCGGCGGCTGCGCGCGGTGAACTGCGTCTACCGCTGCCGATCGGGTACGTCTACGACGCTGACGGCGCGACGGTCATCGACCCGGACGCCGAGGTGCAGGCCGCGGTCGCGGACGTGTTCGCGGTGTTCGACCAGGTCGGGTCGGCCTTCCGGGTGGTCGCCGCGTTCACCGGACGCCGGTTCCCCCAGCGCGTCCACGGCGGGGCACGCGTCGGGGAACTGGTGTGGGGCGCGCTGACGAATGCCCGGGTTCTGGGCGTACTGACGAACCCGGCCTACGCCGGTGCGTATGTGTACGGGCGTCATGTCGGGCGCAGCCAGGTCAGGCCGGACGGGACGGTGCGCACCACCACCGAACGGCTCGGACGGGAGCGGTGGCCGGTACTGATCCTCGATCACCATCCCGGCTATGTCACCTGGGAGGACTACCTGCGGATCGAAACGCGGCTGCGGGCCAACCGCACCCGTCGGGGCGCCCGCCCGCCACGGGAAGGCACCGCCCTGTGCCAGGGGATCATCAACTGCGGGTCGTGCGGTGCCACCATCGGGGTGCGCTACCTGCGACGCGGCGACGCCCGCTATCTGTGCAACGCGATCGATGAGATCCACCGCCACCCGACGCCGACCTGCCGACATGCCATCCCCGCCGGCGTGGTCGACCAGGCTGTCGCGGACCTGCTGCTGTCCGCGCTGACTCCCGCCGAGGTCGCGCTCACCCTCGCCGCGGCCGACGAGGTCGCCGACCGGCACCGGCGCACCCTGCGCGCCGCGCAGCTGACCGTTCAGCGCGCTGCCTATGACGCGGCCCGCGCCGAACGCGCCTTCCACGCCTGCGAACCGGACAACCGCCTGGTCGCCCGCAGCCTGGAGACCCGGTGGGAGGCCAGACTCCGCGCGCTCAGCGAGGCGGAAGCGCACCTTGACCACGTCACCGGACAGCTACCCGCCCTGCCCGGCCGGGCTGAGCTTGACAATCTCGTCGCCGATGTCCACGCCCTGTGGGACGCGCCCACGACCAGCCCACGCGACCGCAAGCGTCTCCTGCGGACCCTGATCTGCGACGTCACCGTTCTGCCCGAGCCGGACCCGGACGTCGTCCGGCTGGGAGTGCGCTGGCACACCGGCGCCACCGACACGCTGACCTGCGCCATCCCGCCCCGGCAGCCCGCGCCCCTGTCCACCACAGCCAGGATCATCCAGGGCCTCACGCCGACCATGCCCATTGGCGACATCGCCGCCGCACTGAACACCGCGGGACACACCACCCCGCACGGACTGCCCTTCACCGATCGCGCCGTGGCCTGGACCCGGGTCAACCACCGATTCCCTCCCGCGGGCACCCCCGACCCCGGTGAGGTCACCGTCGCCCAGGCCGCCGCCCGCCTCGGCGTCCAGGACCAGGTCGTCTACCGCTGGATCGACAAGGGCCGCCTCGACGTCCGCCGCGCCCCGAACCGGCGAATCCTCATCCCCTGGAACCAGGACACCGAAGCCACCTGTCAAGAGATCATCTCACACTCGCCACGCCTGACCCACACAGACAAGGCCACATCAGGAGCAGCAGTATGA